One segment of Gordonia terrae DNA contains the following:
- the hpf gene encoding ribosome hibernation-promoting factor, HPF/YfiA family has product MSTVIHRKGQREPKTADPRPTVEEGLAPDRQPAENDSYDPEFAFVRPPGTVESDDPAEPTAKVVFSGRNVEIPDHYRIYVGDKLARLERFDPTIYRFDVELNHERNRRQSKSCQQVEITATGKGPIVRAQACGENFYAALEHALDKVESRLRRVKDRRRVHHGNRRPLSVAEATEIGAPPLRDNQLSVDGLVGDPGTDSGDTAERWDDGVEEYTPGQIVRVKEHTAVPMTVDDALYEMELVGHDFFLFHDKETDKASVVYRRHAFDYGLIRLT; this is encoded by the coding sequence ATGTCCACAGTCATCCACCGCAAAGGCCAGCGCGAACCGAAGACCGCCGACCCACGGCCGACCGTGGAGGAGGGCCTCGCGCCCGACCGCCAGCCAGCCGAGAACGATTCCTACGATCCAGAGTTCGCCTTCGTCCGCCCACCGGGAACGGTGGAATCCGACGATCCCGCCGAACCCACAGCCAAGGTCGTGTTCAGCGGCCGCAACGTCGAGATCCCCGACCACTACCGCATCTACGTCGGCGACAAACTCGCTCGCCTCGAGCGTTTCGATCCGACCATCTACCGATTCGACGTCGAGCTGAACCACGAACGCAACCGGAGACAGTCCAAGTCCTGTCAGCAGGTGGAGATCACCGCGACGGGCAAGGGGCCGATCGTACGGGCGCAGGCCTGTGGCGAGAACTTCTACGCCGCGCTCGAACACGCGCTGGACAAGGTCGAGTCCCGACTCCGTCGCGTCAAGGACCGCAGGCGTGTCCACCACGGCAACCGTCGGCCGCTCTCGGTCGCCGAGGCCACCGAGATCGGTGCGCCACCCCTGCGCGACAACCAGTTGTCGGTCGACGGCCTCGTCGGTGATCCCGGGACGGACTCCGGCGACACGGCCGAACGGTGGGACGACGGTGTGGAGGAGTACACGCCGGGCCAGATCGTGCGCGTCAAGGAGCACACCGCGGTACCGATGACCGTCGACGACGCGCTCTACGAGATGGAACTGGTCGGCCACGACTTCTTCCTGTTCCACGACAAGGAGACCGACAAGGCGTCCGTGGTCTACCGCAGGCATGCCTTCGACTACGGCCTCATCAGATTGACGTGA
- the secA gene encoding preprotein translocase subunit SecA has product MLNKLLRVGEGRMVKRLDAIASHVEALSDDVEALTDAELRAKTDEFKERIADGASLDELLPEAFAVAREAAWRVLDQKHFHVQIMGGAALHYGNIAEMKTGEGKTLTCVLPAYLNALSGDGVHVVTVNDYLAKRDSEWMGRVHRFLGLDTAVILTGMSSAARREAYAADITYGTNNEFGFDYLRDNMAHSLEDLVQRGHAFAIVDEVDSILVDEARTPLIISGPAEGSSKWYTEFARIAPLLERDVHYEVDIKKKTVGVHEAGVEFVEDRLGIDNLYEAANSPLVSYLNNAIKVKELFQRDKDYIVRNGNVMIVDEFTGRVLDGRRFNEGLHQAIEAKEGVEIKAENQTLATITLQNYFRLYEKLSGMTGTAETEAAEFDQIYKLGVLPIPTNKPMIRKDQGDLIYKTEEAKFAAVVDDVTERHETGQPVLIGTTSVERSEYLSRQLKKREVPHSVLNAKFHEQEAQIIAEAGRLGAVTVATNMAGRGTDVVLGGNPDIIADTRLRKAGLDPVQTPDEYEAAWDEAIEVARTGAAKEAEEVRAAGGLYVLGTERHESRRIDNQLRGRSGRQGDPGESRFYLSVADELMRRFNGGALEAIMNRLPDDVPIEAKMVTKAIRSAQTQVEQQNFEMRKNVLKYDEVMNEQRKVIYAERRTILEGEDHHEQVKQMVSDVVGAYVEGATAEGYAEDWDLDELWSALRALYPIELDPKDVVGESEYGERDDISAEELREKLVDDARAAYDAREKQIDSIAGEGAMRQLERSVLLSVLDRKWRDHLYEMDYLREGIHLRSMAQRDPVVEYQREGFDMFHGMLEGLKEEALTILFNAQVQTEQPAQQQPLPSAADLRAAVGAGAPAPVPAAPVAESGAQAPAALRAPAQSGDPAVTYSGPGEGGGTVVHSEEEELSGAAESASRRERRAAARATTKGARPKPPKSKKQRR; this is encoded by the coding sequence GTGCTGAACAAGCTGTTGCGTGTCGGCGAAGGCCGCATGGTCAAGCGACTCGATGCGATCGCATCGCACGTCGAGGCGCTGTCCGATGATGTCGAGGCGTTGACCGACGCCGAGTTGCGCGCCAAGACAGACGAGTTCAAGGAGCGGATCGCCGACGGGGCGTCGCTCGACGAGCTGCTGCCCGAGGCGTTCGCGGTGGCCCGTGAGGCCGCGTGGCGCGTCCTCGACCAGAAGCACTTCCACGTCCAGATCATGGGCGGCGCGGCGCTGCACTACGGGAACATCGCCGAGATGAAGACCGGTGAGGGCAAGACGCTCACCTGTGTGCTCCCGGCGTACCTGAACGCACTCTCCGGTGACGGCGTCCACGTCGTCACCGTCAACGACTACCTGGCCAAACGCGACTCCGAGTGGATGGGTCGCGTGCACCGGTTCCTGGGTCTGGACACCGCGGTGATCCTGACCGGGATGAGCTCGGCCGCGCGTCGGGAGGCCTATGCCGCCGACATCACCTACGGCACCAACAACGAGTTCGGCTTCGACTACCTGCGCGACAACATGGCGCATTCCCTCGAGGATCTCGTCCAGCGCGGTCACGCGTTCGCCATCGTCGACGAGGTCGACTCGATCCTGGTCGACGAGGCCCGGACGCCGCTGATCATCTCCGGTCCCGCCGAGGGGTCGAGCAAGTGGTACACCGAGTTCGCGCGGATCGCCCCGCTCCTCGAGCGCGACGTGCACTACGAGGTGGACATCAAGAAGAAGACGGTCGGCGTCCACGAGGCCGGCGTCGAGTTCGTCGAGGATCGCCTCGGCATCGACAATCTGTACGAGGCCGCCAACTCGCCCCTGGTCAGCTACCTGAACAACGCGATCAAGGTCAAGGAGCTGTTCCAGCGGGACAAGGACTACATCGTCCGCAACGGCAACGTCATGATCGTCGACGAGTTCACCGGGCGTGTGCTCGACGGTCGTCGCTTCAACGAGGGTCTGCACCAGGCCATCGAGGCGAAAGAGGGCGTCGAGATCAAGGCCGAGAACCAGACGCTGGCCACGATCACGCTGCAGAACTACTTCCGTCTCTACGAGAAGCTGTCCGGTATGACCGGTACCGCCGAGACCGAGGCCGCCGAGTTCGACCAGATCTACAAGCTCGGGGTGCTGCCGATCCCGACGAACAAGCCGATGATCCGCAAGGACCAGGGCGACCTCATCTACAAGACCGAAGAGGCGAAGTTCGCCGCCGTGGTCGACGATGTCACCGAGCGCCACGAGACCGGCCAGCCGGTCCTGATCGGTACGACCAGCGTCGAACGTTCGGAGTACCTGTCGCGCCAGCTCAAGAAGCGCGAGGTGCCGCACAGCGTCCTGAACGCGAAGTTCCACGAGCAGGAGGCGCAGATCATCGCCGAGGCGGGCCGGCTCGGTGCGGTGACCGTCGCGACCAACATGGCCGGTCGTGGTACCGACGTGGTGCTCGGCGGCAATCCCGACATCATCGCCGACACCCGGCTGCGCAAGGCCGGACTCGACCCGGTGCAGACGCCCGACGAGTACGAGGCCGCGTGGGACGAGGCCATCGAGGTCGCGCGCACCGGCGCGGCCAAGGAGGCCGAGGAGGTCCGCGCGGCGGGCGGGTTGTACGTGCTCGGAACCGAGCGCCACGAGTCGCGTCGTATCGACAACCAGCTGCGCGGTCGTTCGGGCCGCCAGGGCGACCCGGGCGAGTCGCGGTTCTACCTGTCGGTCGCCGACGAACTGATGCGCCGATTCAACGGCGGTGCGCTCGAGGCGATCATGAACCGCCTGCCCGACGACGTGCCGATCGAGGCCAAGATGGTCACCAAGGCCATCCGTAGCGCTCAGACGCAGGTCGAGCAGCAGAACTTCGAGATGCGCAAGAACGTCCTCAAGTACGACGAGGTGATGAACGAGCAGCGCAAGGTCATCTACGCCGAGCGCCGCACGATCCTCGAGGGCGAGGATCACCACGAGCAGGTCAAGCAGATGGTCTCCGATGTCGTCGGGGCCTATGTCGAGGGCGCGACGGCCGAGGGATATGCCGAGGACTGGGATCTCGACGAGCTGTGGTCGGCCCTGCGCGCGCTGTATCCGATCGAACTCGATCCGAAAGATGTCGTCGGCGAGTCCGAATACGGTGAGCGCGATGACATCTCGGCCGAGGAGTTGCGCGAGAAGCTCGTCGACGACGCTCGTGCCGCATACGACGCCCGCGAGAAGCAGATCGACTCGATCGCCGGCGAGGGCGCGATGCGCCAGCTCGAGCGCAGTGTGTTGCTGAGCGTGCTCGACCGCAAGTGGCGCGACCACCTCTACGAGATGGATTACCTGCGCGAGGGCATCCACCTGCGTTCGATGGCGCAGCGTGACCCGGTCGTCGAGTACCAGCGCGAGGGCTTCGACATGTTCCACGGAATGCTCGAGGGCCTCAAGGAAGAGGCGCTGACCATCCTGTTCAACGCCCAGGTCCAGACCGAGCAGCCGGCCCAGCAGCAGCCGCTCCCGAGCGCGGCCGACCTGCGCGCGGCGGTGGGCGCGGGCGCCCCGGCCCCCGTGCCGGCGGCCCCGGTGGCCGAGTCCGGTGCACAGGCCCCGGCCGCCCTGCGGGCACCGGCGCAGTCGGGTGACCCGGCCGTCACGTACTCCGGTCCGGGCGAGGGCGGCGGAACGGTCGTGCACTCCGAGGAAGAGGAGCTCTCGGGGGCCGCGGAATCCGCCAGCCGACGTGAGCGCCGCGCAGCGGCCCGTGCGACCACCAAGGGGGCCCGGCCCAAGCCCCCGAAGTCCAAGAAGCAGCGCCGCTGA
- a CDS encoding ComF family protein — MTRRWGIFRAGADLVLPVLCGGCRRPGTRWCPRCEHALSDVPIAARPRVEPGVAVWALGRYRGPHRQAIIEIKEHDRRDLARPLGTALARGIRVLAGWGELPDADRMLLIPAPTRRMTARRRGGDPVTAVASYAAPVLGRRVRVAPLLRTAATARDSAGLDARARAQNLRGAVRLHAGGPPTRGTTAILVDDVLTTGATAAESVRVLSENGIDVVAVVVLAAA, encoded by the coding sequence GTGACACGGCGGTGGGGGATCTTCCGTGCCGGGGCCGATCTCGTGCTCCCGGTCCTGTGCGGTGGGTGCCGGCGCCCGGGGACCCGATGGTGCCCGCGGTGCGAACACGCTCTGTCCGACGTTCCGATCGCCGCCCGTCCACGGGTCGAGCCGGGCGTCGCCGTGTGGGCGCTCGGCCGTTATCGGGGTCCGCACCGGCAGGCGATCATCGAGATCAAGGAACACGACCGCCGAGACCTCGCGCGCCCGCTCGGCACCGCACTCGCCCGCGGCATCCGCGTGCTCGCCGGCTGGGGCGAGCTCCCCGACGCCGACCGGATGCTGTTGATCCCGGCCCCCACACGCCGGATGACCGCGCGCCGGCGGGGTGGCGACCCGGTCACCGCGGTGGCGTCGTATGCCGCGCCGGTCCTGGGCCGACGCGTACGCGTGGCACCGCTTCTGAGGACGGCGGCGACCGCACGGGATTCCGCCGGACTCGATGCCCGGGCCCGTGCCCAGAACCTTCGCGGTGCGGTGCGACTACACGCTGGCGGCCCGCCGACCCGAGGGACGACCGCCATCCTGGTCGACGACGTACTGACCACCGGCGCGACCGCGGCCGAGTCGGTACGCGTGCTGTCCGAGAACGGGATCGACGTCGTCGCGGTCGTGGTGCTGGCCGCTGCCTGA